From Alloacidobacterium dinghuense:
TTTGAAGGGATTCTTGTCGTGAGCGCTTCGAATGTTACGATCCGCGACAATCAAGTCAACAACAATGACGCCACTTCAGGCCTGAGCTTCACCGGTGCACCCACGGGATGCCCCAACCAGCCCGGCAATGGGGTCTACGAGAACGACGAGACGGGCGACTGCGGCGGCGCGATCCATCTGATAGGAACGGCCCATTCCACCCTCTCTGACAACTCCATTACAGGCAACGCCGACGGCGTCCTCATCAGCGACGAAACGGCGGAAAGTCACGACAACCTGCTCATCCACAACGCCGTCATCGACAATCCATTGGAGTGCGGCATTGTCCTCGCCTCTCATCCTCCCACCGGACACACCGCGCCTCCGTTCGCTCCTCACTTCGGCGTCGATCACAATACCGTCGCCGAGAACGTCTCGATCGGCAACGGAGTGCAGATCGGGGGTTCCGGCGCAGGTCTCTTCACCGACGGCATGGGAACTGGCCACGTAGTCGGCAATGTCATTATTCATAACAAGCTGGTCGGCAATGGTCTCGGAGGCGTCGCTCTGCATACGCATGTGGGTCCAGCTTTCGGACTGCCCGCGGATGATATGGACGACAACGTCATCGTCGGCAACTTCATCGCCAGGAACCTTCCCGACCAGGCTGACACCGCCACCCCCGGCAACGTGGGAATCAACATTAATAGTGGCGGTGGCGGCTCCCCCGTTCACGGCACCGTCATTGCATACAACATCATCCGCGATGAGGACGTAGACATCGCGGTGAACACTCCGACTGAGGTCGATATCCACCTCAACGATCTGGGCGGCGGCAAAATCGGCGTCGCCGATGTTTGCGCGTTTGACAAGGCAACCATTTGTAACGGCACGATCGAAGCCAGTGAAAATTATTGGGGATGCCCTCATGGTCCCGGATCTGCCGGCTGCGCCACGGTCAGCGGCTCAGATATCAGCTTCGTGCCCTGGCTTCAAAAGCCGCCCGAGCATGCTGATCATGAGGAGCACGATCGCGACTAGCTCGACTGTCACTACCAGACTTGTTCCACTCAGAATATATTCATCCTTGCGACGAGCCGGGTGCCCCATTCAAGCCTTCTTTTTGTTCAGTGCCATGACATGCTTTCCAGGATGTTTCTAGTCATCCTTTACACTCCCTGCGCGAGCGAAGCGAGAGCAGGGAGTGAGACTGAGGATGCCTTGGAAGACGATGGACGTGCGGGAACAGCGGGTGCGGTTTGTGGTGGCGGCGTTGCGCCGTGAGCGGAGCTTGAGCAGCTTATGCCGGGAGTTTGGCATCTCGCGTCCAACTGGGCGGCTGTGGGTCGAGCGCTATCGGGCTGGCGGGGTGGAAGCCATCGCGGAACGCAGCCGACGCCCCCTGCACAGTCCACAGCAGACCGCGCCGGAGGTGGAAGGGCGTGTGATCGAGCTACGCCTCCGCTATCCCGACTGGGGTGCGCGCAAACTGCAGGTATTGCTCGAGCAATGCGGGACACGTTTGCCCGCAAGCACCATCCATCGCATTCTGCTGCGCCATCAACTGGTGCGCCCCGAGGACCGGCATCGCCCCGCGCCCAGGCGCTTCGAGCGGGCCGCGCCCAACGAGCTGTGGCAGATGGATTTCAAGGGTCCCAAGTCGTGGCACCAGCCGATCGGACCGCTTTCCATCCTGGATGATCACAGCCGTTATGTGATCGCGCTGGAGGCGGTGGGCAGCACCCAGGCCGAGCCGGTCCGTGTGCGGCTGGAGCATGCCTTTCAAGAGTGCGGTCTGCCCGAGGCCATGCTGATGGATCACGGCGTGCCCTGGTGGAGTTGGGCCGGACCACAGGCGGCGACGACAGGACTGGCGCTGTGGCTGATCAAACAGGGCATACGCCTCTGCTGGAGCGGCATCGGGCATCCGCAGACGCAAGGCAAGGTGGAGCGCTTTCACGGCGCGCTGGAACGCGCGCTCACCCGGCGTGGACTGCGTGGCCACGCGCCCCAGCAGTGGCTGGACCGCTATCGCTGGGAGCACAACCATCTGCGTCCGCACGAAGCCCTGGGCATGCAGACTCCAGCCAGCCGCTGGCGCCCCAGTGAGCGGCGCTACGATCCCAACCCGCCGCGCTGGCAGTACCCCGAGGGAGCCTGGGTACTGAAGGTCGACTGTCAAGGCAAGCTGGAGATCGCCGATACCAAGTGGCGCATCGGTCGCGCTCTGGCCGGTGAATGGGTGCAGATCCTCCCTGTCGAACAGCGGCTCCAGGTCTATTACTGCAACACCCTGATCCGGGAACTCGATCCCGCCATCCAACGCTCGACGATCGTCGAGCGTTGGATACCAGCTCAAAACCCTCGACCCTAACTGGAAAGAATGTCCAGAGACAAACTGCAAACGATGTCGTGTAACTTGACATTCTTTTGGCTTGAGTGGGGTATCGGTGTCCTCTGGCCAGCCCTAAGGTTGCAAAGGGGCTCACCGAAGAAAAAGGATTCCGGCAAGAGTTCTCGTTCTTATTGACAGACCAAAATCATCGCTTCATAATCGGTCACCTCTCCCCTAATTGATCGTCTCCCCCACAATCGGGTGCTCCCGCTTTCGACCACGTGATTCGTAAAGGGTCCTGAACATCGCCACGACAACAGGAAAGGGAATCATGAATACTCCACGCACGAGTGTATGGCTCGCGAGTATCGTCCTTGGCACAGCCTTGATGGCGGCGCCTGCGGAATTGGCTTTTGGTTCAACATCTGCCAGCGGCGCTCAGGAAGCCGCCTCTGTCAACACGCATCCCATTGCCGGACCAAACCGTCCCGCCAATGTGCCCGACGGATACGTGATCACACCGTTCGGTTACTTCCATGCATCCTGCGTACGAAGCCTGGTCAAAGGCGAAAGACTGATGGCCGACGGACGCCTTCAGCATGCGGACGGAAGCATCGACGAGAAGGCCGCCGTCTGCAGCTATCCGCACTACCAGCGCAACGGAGTCTCCAGCGCAGGAAACACCAGCACATCACCT
This genomic window contains:
- a CDS encoding right-handed parallel beta-helix repeat-containing protein, translated to MHASRFLLLIPCCALLGMSLTPALKAANLCVHHHPVPGCYTSIQAAVNHAAPGDTIKVSRGTYKEYVTIGIPISILGEDADSTIVDATNQPHGFFVDGFDNANLANVTISGFTVENALFEGILVVSASNVTIRDNQVNNNDATSGLSFTGAPTGCPNQPGNGVYENDETGDCGGAIHLIGTAHSTLSDNSITGNADGVLISDETAESHDNLLIHNAVIDNPLECGIVLASHPPTGHTAPPFAPHFGVDHNTVAENVSIGNGVQIGGSGAGLFTDGMGTGHVVGNVIIHNKLVGNGLGGVALHTHVGPAFGLPADDMDDNVIVGNFIARNLPDQADTATPGNVGININSGGGGSPVHGTVIAYNIIRDEDVDIAVNTPTEVDIHLNDLGGGKIGVADVCAFDKATICNGTIEASENYWGCPHGPGSAGCATVSGSDISFVPWLQKPPEHADHEEHDRD
- a CDS encoding IS481 family transposase; this translates as MDVREQRVRFVVAALRRERSLSSLCREFGISRPTGRLWVERYRAGGVEAIAERSRRPLHSPQQTAPEVEGRVIELRLRYPDWGARKLQVLLEQCGTRLPASTIHRILLRHQLVRPEDRHRPAPRRFERAAPNELWQMDFKGPKSWHQPIGPLSILDDHSRYVIALEAVGSTQAEPVRVRLEHAFQECGLPEAMLMDHGVPWWSWAGPQAATTGLALWLIKQGIRLCWSGIGHPQTQGKVERFHGALERALTRRGLRGHAPQQWLDRYRWEHNHLRPHEALGMQTPASRWRPSERRYDPNPPRWQYPEGAWVLKVDCQGKLEIADTKWRIGRALAGEWVQILPVEQRLQVYYCNTLIRELDPAIQRSTIVERWIPAQNPRP